A window of Phyllobacterium sp. T1293 contains these coding sequences:
- a CDS encoding N-acetylmuramoyl-L-alanine amidase, which produces MNAFKPDHLRAEVHPSPNFGPRKDGKHPSILVLHYTGMATGEAAESWLSNPESEVSAHYVVHEDGRVVQLVPESERAWHAGQSSWKGEVDINSSSIGIEIVNGGPLLDFPDFGDVQIDAVIDLCKGIVSRHKMRPENVLAHSDIAPARKIDPGEKFPWPVLYNSGVGHWVAPSPIRGGRFFSLGDQGQPVEALQGMLALYGYDVPIDGVFGRSTELGILAFQRHFRPEKVDGVADMSTIETLHRVLSALPALIA; this is translated from the coding sequence ATGAACGCGTTTAAACCTGATCATTTACGCGCGGAAGTGCATCCTTCTCCGAATTTTGGCCCCCGCAAGGATGGCAAGCACCCTTCCATTCTGGTCCTGCATTATACGGGCATGGCGACAGGCGAGGCCGCGGAAAGCTGGCTGAGCAACCCGGAGAGTGAGGTTTCGGCCCATTACGTCGTGCATGAGGATGGCCGCGTTGTGCAACTCGTGCCTGAGAGCGAACGCGCATGGCATGCGGGCCAAAGCTCATGGAAGGGCGAGGTGGACATCAATTCCTCGTCCATTGGCATTGAAATCGTCAATGGCGGCCCGCTGCTGGATTTTCCTGATTTTGGCGATGTGCAGATTGATGCGGTCATTGACCTGTGCAAGGGCATTGTCTCGCGCCACAAGATGCGCCCCGAGAATGTACTCGCCCATTCGGATATTGCGCCCGCGCGCAAGATTGATCCGGGTGAAAAATTCCCGTGGCCGGTTCTTTACAATTCCGGGGTAGGGCACTGGGTGGCGCCATCGCCGATCCGCGGTGGCCGGTTCTTTTCCCTCGGTGATCAGGGCCAGCCGGTAGAGGCTTTGCAGGGCATGCTGGCCCTTTATGGCTATGATGTACCCATAGATGGTGTGTTCGGAAGGTCGACAGAATTAGGCATTTTAGCGTTCCAGCGCCATTTTCGCCCAGAAAAAGTCGACGGAGTCGCTGACATGTCAACCATCGAAACCCTTCACAGAGTACTTTCTGCACTCCCCGCGCTCATAGCATAA
- the mraZ gene encoding division/cell wall cluster transcriptional repressor MraZ, which yields MNRFLGHVTNKIDAKGRVSVPAHFRSIIQQAGHTELYALRSLHLPALDAGGPDLLTRFDKRLASEDPFAEMADDMSFYLHADGGFLKLDADGRITVTDFLREHTGITGDVTFAGANTHFQMWQPDQFEAHRAKVRQRLMERRLQENQTGNG from the coding sequence TTGAACCGGTTCCTCGGACATGTGACGAACAAGATCGATGCGAAGGGACGGGTATCCGTGCCGGCGCACTTTCGTTCGATCATCCAGCAGGCCGGCCATACGGAACTCTACGCGCTGCGTTCGCTGCATCTGCCTGCCCTCGATGCGGGCGGACCGGATCTGCTGACACGCTTCGACAAACGGCTGGCGAGCGAGGACCCCTTCGCCGAGATGGCGGACGATATGTCTTTTTATCTGCACGCGGATGGCGGTTTTCTGAAACTGGACGCGGATGGCCGCATCACGGTGACGGACTTTCTGCGGGAGCATACGGGCATTACCGGGGATGTGACCTTTGCGGGGGCGAACACGCATTTTCAGATGTGGCAGCCGGATCAGTTCGAAGCGCATCGGGCAAAGGTTCGTCAACGCCTGATGGAACGGCGTCTTCAGGAAAATCAGACAGGAAACGGATAA
- a CDS encoding J domain-containing protein, with protein MSIWRRISDFITTTAIDAFSSIIEAVRTAFEGDPETRRRVAFSIAMIALSAKMAKADGVVTEVEVKAFHEIFHVPPRYQDQVTRLYNLAKQDVAGYETYAAQLASLCGSGQPNCKMLEDILDGLFHIAKSDGALHDKELIFLGTVAEIFALDEDQFDSILARHVGRGQADPFMVLGLTRGVTFEEARKRYRALVRENHPDMLIARGVPEEFVAIANQRIAAINAAWEKVEKDLKAYERV; from the coding sequence ATGTCGATTTGGCGCCGTATCAGCGACTTCATTACCACCACTGCAATCGATGCCTTCTCCAGCATCATCGAGGCCGTGCGCACTGCGTTTGAGGGCGACCCCGAAACCCGCAGGCGCGTTGCTTTCTCGATTGCCATGATTGCGCTCTCTGCCAAGATGGCCAAGGCGGATGGTGTCGTAACCGAAGTCGAGGTCAAGGCATTCCATGAGATTTTCCACGTTCCGCCGCGCTATCAGGATCAGGTCACGCGGCTCTATAATCTCGCCAAGCAAGATGTGGCGGGTTACGAGACCTACGCAGCCCAGCTTGCTTCGCTTTGCGGTTCCGGCCAGCCGAATTGCAAGATGCTGGAAGACATTCTTGACGGCCTGTTCCACATTGCCAAATCGGATGGTGCGCTGCACGATAAAGAGCTGATCTTTCTGGGAACAGTCGCCGAGATTTTTGCATTGGATGAAGACCAGTTCGACAGCATTCTCGCGCGGCATGTCGGGCGCGGGCAGGCAGACCCCTTTATGGTGCTTGGGCTTACCCGCGGCGTTACCTTTGAAGAGGCGCGCAAGCGCTACCGGGCGCTGGTGCGCGAAAACCACCCGGATATGCTGATTGCGCGCGGTGTGCCGGAGGAATTTGTTGCGATTGCCAATCAGCGCATCGCTGCTATCAATGCGGCGTGGGAAAAAGTCGAAAAAGATCTGAAGGCATATGAACGCGTTTAA
- the ftsL gene encoding cell division protein FtsL yields the protein MLRTFDIILIGLMIAAAGITYKIKHDAEKQMTEVHKIERMISDEKDTIDLLKADWSLLTQPSRLQKLVASFQGQLNLQPVEAQQIANLNEIPRAKPAAEKIDDVANLITEADAGHAIKKTDAIKTGSVSKPAAGVPGAKPKGAAH from the coding sequence ATGCTGCGCACCTTCGACATCATATTGATCGGGCTGATGATCGCAGCTGCGGGCATAACGTATAAAATCAAGCATGACGCTGAAAAGCAGATGACGGAAGTCCACAAGATCGAACGTATGATCTCCGATGAGAAAGATACGATTGATCTTCTGAAAGCCGACTGGAGCCTGCTCACCCAGCCAAGCCGGTTGCAGAAGCTTGTCGCCTCGTTTCAGGGCCAGCTGAATCTGCAGCCGGTTGAAGCGCAGCAGATCGCCAACCTCAATGAAATCCCCAGAGCCAAGCCAGCGGCTGAAAAGATTGATGACGTTGCCAACCTCATCACCGAGGCCGATGCGGGGCATGCAATCAAGAAGACCGATGCGATCAAGACAGGCAGCGTGAGCAAGCCTGCGGCTGGTGTCCCTGGTGCAAAGCCAAAGGGAGCTGCGCATTAA
- a CDS encoding lytic transglycosylase domain-containing protein, with protein MTKKIGMIIALLGATAFFGSSAAYSSPKEPTNLMDYLKAKRDAAEKEKASGKSAKAGQTSGKGKKVAVKQRTSKKVLASAKRPIVETKARIKVTIRNRNLANVDTMTTASIPSSVGSIGSTKYSTIISSYAASYGVPVSLANAVVRVESNYRADMTGSAGEIGLMQIKLETARGLGYTGSRQALYNPETNIRWGMKYLAGAHKLGNGTTCGTILRYNAGHGATRMNPVSANYCAKVKMEMASN; from the coding sequence ATGACAAAAAAAATTGGTATGATTATCGCCCTTCTTGGGGCGACGGCCTTCTTTGGCTCAAGCGCAGCGTATAGTAGCCCGAAAGAGCCAACAAACCTGATGGACTACCTCAAGGCCAAACGGGATGCCGCTGAAAAGGAAAAGGCAAGCGGGAAATCCGCCAAGGCTGGACAGACAAGCGGCAAGGGCAAAAAGGTTGCCGTAAAGCAGCGGACCAGCAAAAAGGTTCTGGCATCAGCCAAGCGCCCAATCGTTGAAACCAAGGCTCGCATCAAGGTGACGATCCGCAACAGGAACCTTGCCAATGTCGATACAATGACAACGGCCAGCATCCCATCTTCCGTAGGATCGATAGGGTCGACGAAATATTCGACGATTATCAGTTCCTATGCCGCTTCTTACGGTGTGCCGGTTTCGCTCGCCAATGCGGTGGTACGGGTGGAAAGCAACTACCGCGCCGATATGACAGGAAGTGCCGGAGAAATCGGCCTCATGCAGATCAAGCTCGAAACCGCGCGCGGCCTTGGTTACACTGGTTCGCGGCAGGCGCTCTACAACCCGGAAACCAATATTCGCTGGGGCATGAAATATCTTGCCGGAGCGCATAAGCTTGGCAATGGCACGACCTGCGGTACAATTCTCAGATACAATGCCGGTCATGGCGCAACGCGCATGAATCCTGTTTCGGCCAACTATTGCGCCAAGGTGAAGATGGAAATGGCTTCCAACTAA
- the rsmH gene encoding 16S rRNA (cytosine(1402)-N(4))-methyltransferase RsmH, with amino-acid sequence MAGAGGQDNARHIPVLLDEVIAALKPGPGQLIIDGTFGAGGYTTRILETGASVTAIDRDPSAIEAGRALEKAHQGRLTLVQGTFSTLDQVALLGAPDGIVLDIGVSSMQIDEAERGFSFQKDGPLDMRMSSSGPSAADVVNRLKTGDLARIFNFLGEERHAGRIARMIEKRRTTEPFHRTRDLANAIEALVGRNPKIPIHPATRVFQALRIFVNDELGELVRALHAAERALKPGGRLVVVTFHSLEDRIVKRFFNDRAGSSGGSRHLPQVHVRLASFAPIGKGVVAPGDAETESNPRARSAKLRAAIRTENPPLAEDHSIYGLPNLPHFHETARS; translated from the coding sequence ATGGCAGGTGCAGGCGGTCAGGATAATGCGCGCCACATACCGGTCCTGCTCGATGAAGTCATTGCTGCGCTGAAACCCGGACCGGGTCAGTTGATCATCGATGGTACGTTCGGTGCTGGCGGCTATACAACACGTATTCTCGAAACCGGTGCCTCGGTTACGGCAATCGACCGCGACCCGTCAGCCATTGAAGCCGGGCGCGCTTTGGAAAAAGCCCATCAGGGCCGTCTCACGCTGGTACAAGGAACATTCTCGACGCTTGATCAGGTTGCGCTGCTTGGCGCTCCTGATGGCATCGTGCTCGATATCGGCGTGTCCTCCATGCAGATAGACGAGGCGGAGCGCGGCTTTTCCTTCCAGAAGGACGGCCCGCTTGATATGCGCATGTCGAGTTCGGGCCCAAGCGCTGCCGATGTGGTCAATCGCCTCAAAACCGGCGATCTGGCCCGTATCTTCAATTTCCTTGGTGAAGAGCGCCATGCGGGCCGTATCGCGCGCATGATTGAAAAGCGCCGCACCACCGAGCCTTTTCATCGCACCCGTGACCTTGCCAATGCCATCGAAGCGCTGGTCGGGCGTAATCCGAAGATTCCGATTCATCCGGCAACCCGCGTGTTTCAGGCGTTGCGCATTTTCGTCAATGACGAGCTTGGCGAACTTGTCCGTGCCCTGCACGCTGCCGAACGGGCACTCAAGCCGGGCGGTCGTCTGGTTGTCGTCACCTTTCATTCGCTGGAAGACCGCATCGTCAAACGCTTCTTCAATGATCGCGCCGGTTCAAGCGGCGGCTCGCGCCACCTGCCGCAGGTGCATGTGCGTCTGGCGAGCTTCGCGCCCATTGGCAAAGGCGTTGTTGCACCCGGCGATGCTGAAACCGAAAGCAATCCGCGGGCACGCTCGGCCAAGCTACGCGCCGCTATCCGCACCGAAAATCCGCCGCTTGCTGAAGATCATTCGATCTATGGCCTGCCCAATCTTCCGCATTTTCATGAAACGGCGAGGAGCTGA